Proteins encoded together in one Triticum dicoccoides isolate Atlit2015 ecotype Zavitan chromosome 7B, WEW_v2.0, whole genome shotgun sequence window:
- the LOC119339455 gene encoding uncharacterized membrane protein YMR155W-like, with amino-acid sequence MGGGEGATAVMCTPAFLGRVLRSRWYVVFASMVVMAASGSTYIFALYSKELRSVLGYNQQTLNTLGFFKDLGTNVGVVSGLVQQVAPTWAVLLIGAGMNLAGYLMVYLALTERTAAPPVWLMCIYMCVGANALTFSNTGALVACVKNFPESRGIVIGLLKGFVGLSGAIYTQLYLAIYGDDAKSLVLLIAWLPAAVYIFFVHTIRVLPYRRRAEGDEPNSKPFFCFLYISIALATYLLVMIVVQKQVPSFSHAAYAVGATVLLIILFIPLGVVIKEEYTAVSQLEESLQHPPAIAVEEPASSAKDQEQPKCSMTGCLANMFKPPALGEDYSIMQALVSVEMLVLFVVSVFGIGGTLTAIDNMAQIGQSLGYPAKSINTFVSLISIWNYAGRVGAGYMSEFFVARYRFPRPLALTAVLLFSCVGHLLIAFGVPQSLYAASVILGFCFGAQWPLLFSIISEVFGLKYYSTLFNFGSAASPIGAYVLNVLIAGRMYDAEAARQHGGHAAAVGDKICKGVRCFKHAFLIITGVTLAGALVSLVLVWRTRSFYKGDIYAKFKVVPAADADGSNHAGEMVEGTVTQGEPKNGKNKKQEEVNDDEEFK; translated from the coding sequence atgggcggcggcgagggggccaCGGCGGTGATGTGCACGCCGGCGTTTTTGGGGCGGGTGCTGCGCAGCCGGTGGTACGTGGTGTTCGCGTCCATGGTGGTGATGGCGGCGTCGGGGTCCACCTACATCTTCGCGCTCTACTCCAAGGAGCTGCGGTCCGTGCTGGGGTACAACCAGCAGACGCTCAACACGCTGGGCTTCTTCAAGGACCTGGGCACCAACGTCGGCGTCGTCTCCGGCCTGGTGCAGCAGGTTGCGCCAACGTGGGCCGTGCTCCTCATCGGCGCCGGCATGAACCTGGCGGGCTACCTAATGGTGTATCTGGCGCTAACGGAGcgcacggcggcgccgcccgtctgGCTCATGTGCATCTACATGTGCGTCGGCGCCAACGCGCTCACCTTCTCCAACACCGGCGCGCTCGTCGCCTGCGTCAAGAACTTCCCGGAGAGCCGTGGCATCGTCATCGGCCTGCTCAAGGGCTTCGTCGGCCTCAGCGGCGCCATCTACACGCAGCTCTACCTCGCCATCTACGGCGACGACGCCAAGtccctcgtcctcctcatcgcctgGCTCCCCGCCGCTGTGTACATCTTCTTCGTGCACACCATCCGCGTCCTCCCGTACCGGCGCCGCGCGGAGGGCGACGAGCCCAACAGCAAgcccttcttctgcttcctctacaTCTCCATCGCGCTCGCCACCTACCTCCTCGTCATGATCGTCGTGCAAAAGCAGGTGCCTAGCTTCTCCCACGCCGCGTACGCCGTCGGCGCCACCGTGCTCCTCATCATCCTCTTCATCCCCCTCGGCGTCGTCATCAAGGAGGAGTACACCGCCGTGTCCCAGCTCGAGGAATCTCTCCAGCACCCGCCGGCCATCGCCGTCGAGGAACCAGCAAGCAGCGCGAAAGACCAAGAACAGCCAAAGTGCAGCATGACGGGCTGCCTCGCCAACATGTTCAAGCCGCCGGCGCTGGGGGAGGACTACTCCATCATGCAGGCGCTGGTGAGCGTCGAGATGCTGGTGCTGTTCGTGGTGTCGGTGTTCGGCATCGGCGGCACGCTGACGGCCATCGACAACATGGCGCAGATCGGCCAGTCGCTGGGGTACCCCGCAAAGAGCATCAACACCTTCGTCTCCCTCATCAGCATCTGGAACTACGCCGGCCGTGTCGGCGCCGGCTACATGTCCGAGTTCTTCGTTGCCCGCTACAGGTTCCCACGCCCGCTAGCCCTCACGGCCGTGCTCCTCTTCTCCTGCGTCGGCCACCTCCTCATCGCCTTCGGCGTGCCGCAGTCCCTATACGCCGCCTCGGTGATCCTCGGTTTCTGCTTCGGCGCGCAGTGGCCACTGctcttctccatcatctccgaGGTGTTTGGCCTCAAGTACTACTCCACACTCTTCAACTTTGGCTCCGCGGCCAGCCCCATCGGCGCCTACGTACTCAACGTGCTCATCGCCGGGCGCATGTACGACGCCGAGGCGGCCAGGCAGCATGGGGGCCACGCCGCCGCCGTCGGGGACAAGATCTGCAAGGGGGTACGGTGCTTCAAGCACGCGTTTCTCATAATCACGGGGGTCACGCTTGCCGGCGCGCTCGTGTCATTGGTGCTGGTATGGAGGACCAGAAGCTTCTACAAGGGGGACATCTACGCCAAGTTCAAGGTGGTGCCTGCTGCCGACGCCGACGGGAGCAACCATGCCGGGGAAATGGTGGAGGGTACAGTTACACAGGGGGAGCCCAAGAATGGAAAGAACAAGAAGCAGGAGGAGGTCAACGATGATGAGGAGTTTAAGTGA